A region of Drosophila suzukii chromosome 2L, CBGP_Dsuzu_IsoJpt1.0, whole genome shotgun sequence DNA encodes the following proteins:
- the yip2 gene encoding 3-ketoacyl-CoA thiolase, mitochondrial, translated as MSAATKGIYIVAAKRTAFGTFGGSLKGINQTQLQTTAAKAALDAAGLKGEQVDTVIVGNVIASSSTDGIYVPRHVGLNCGVPIEKPALGINRLCGSGFQSIVNGAQDILVGGAKVALTGGVENMSQSPFIARNVRFGTTLGASYNLEDALWAGLTDTYCKLPMALTAENLAEQYKITRERVDEFALLSQKNWEKGQKEGAFDAEITPIKLKVKGKEVDFVVDEHPRPKTTLEGLNKLPSLFKKNGIVTAGTASGICDGASAVIVASEEALKEYNLKPLARLVAFSFVGVKPEIMGIGPVPAIQNVLKVSGKKLEDIDLIEINEAFAAQTLACTDALKLDPSKLNVNGGAIALGHPLGASGSRITGHLVHELQRKKLKYGIGSACIGGGQGIALLLEAV; from the exons atgtcTGCAGCAACTAAAG gtatatatattgtGGCTGCCAAGCGAACGGCCTTTGGAACCTTCGGTGGGTCCTTGAAGGGCATCAACCAGACCCAGCTTCAGACTACAGCGGCAAAGGCAGCTCTGGATGCCGCTGGTCTTAAAGGAGAGCAGGTGGATACCGTCATCGTAGGAAATGTGATTGCG TCCTCCTCCACGGATGGCATCTACGTGCCCCGGCATGTGGGTCTCAACTGCGGCGTGCCCATCGAGAAACCCGCCCTTGGAATCAACCGACTGTGCGGTTCCGGCTTCCAGTCGATCGTCAACGGAGCCCAGGACATCCTGGTTGGTGGTGCCAAGGTGGCTCTCACCGGCGGCGTGGAGAACATGTCCCAGAGCCCCTTCATCGCCCGCAACGTTCGCTTCGGCACCACCCTGGGCGCCAGCTACAACCTGGAGGACGCCCTGTGGGCTGGACTTACCGATACCTACTGCAAGCTGCCCATGGCGCTGACCGCCGAGAATCTGGCCGAGCAGTACAAGATCACCAGGGAGCGCGTGGATGAGTTCGCCCTGCTCTCGCAGAAGAACTGGGAGAAGGGACAGAAGGAGGGCGCCTTCGATGCCGAGATCACACCCATCAAGCTGAAGGTCAAGGGCAAGGAGGTGGACTTTGTTGTGGACGAGCACCCTCGCCCCAAGACCACCCTCGAGGGTCTGAACAAGCTGCCCTCGCTCTTCAAGAAGAATGGCATAGTGACCGCCGGTACCGCCTCCGGCATCTGTGATGGAGCCTCCGCTGTGATCGTGGCCTCGGAGGAGGCCCTCAAGGAGTACAACCTGAAGCCTCTGGCCCGTCTGGTGGCCTTCTCCTTTGTGGGTGTGAAGCCCGAGATCATGGGCATTGGACCAGTGCCGGCCATTCAGAATGTCCTGAAGGTCTCTGGCAAGAAACTGGAGGATATTGATCTGATTGAG ATCAACGAAGCCTTCGCCGCCCAGACATTGGCCTGCACCGATGCTCTGAAACTGGATCCCTCCAAGCTGAATGTGAATGGCGGTGCCATTGCTCTAGGTCATCCTCTAGGAGCCAGTGGCTCCCGCATCACTGGTCACCTGGTGCACGAGTTGCA GCGCAAGAAGCTGAAGTACGGTATTGGATCCGCCTGCATTGGTGGTGGTCAGGGAATCGCCCTTCTCCTCGAGGCTGTCTAA
- the LOC108021467 gene encoding translocon-associated protein subunit gamma, with protein sequence MGSGKQQKVQSSGFTKEEELLLQDFSRNVSTKSSALFYGNAFIVSAVPIWLFWRIHNMDLWPSSILFVLVTAASTYLMATAYKNIKFQLKHKIAGRREEAVTREVNRQVGDDKKVTRKEKDERILWKKNEVADYEATTFSIFYNNAIYLAVIIFISFFILKNSTPFINYIFSVGIASGALALFSTSAQTN encoded by the exons ATGGGTTCCGGCAAGCAACAGAAGGTCCAGTCCTCGGGCTTCACCAAGGAGGaggagctgctgctgcaggaCTTCAGCCGCAACGTGAGCACCAAGTCGTCGGCGCTCTTCTACGGCAATGCCTTCATCGTGTCGGCTGTTCCAATCT GGCTCTTCTGGCGCATCCACAACATGGACCTGTGGCCCAGCTCCATCCTGTTCGTCCTGGTGACGGCGGCCAGCACCTATCTGATGGCCACCGCCTACAAGAACATCAAGTTCCAGCTGAAGCACAAGATCGCCGGAAGGCGCGAGGAGGCGGTGACCCGCGAGGTCAATCGCCAGGTGGGCGACGACAAGAAGGTTACGCGCAAGGAGAAGGACGAGCGCATCTTGTGGAAGAAGAACGAGGTGGCCGACTACGAGGCCACCACCTTCTCCATCTTCTACAACAACGCCATCTACCTGGCCGTGATCATCTTCATCAGCTTCTTCATCCTGAAGAACTCGACGCCATTCATCAACTACATCTTCTCTGTGGGCATCGCCAGCGGCGCCCTGGCGCTCTTCTCCACCAGCGCCCAGACGAACTAA
- the LOC108007766 gene encoding enoyl-CoA delta isomerase 1, mitochondrial, protein MLRSKVLSLVTRSGSNRLMSTATKLTTVEVNDKTGIATLTMNRPPVNGLNLELLQDLKTSIDEIEGNKSRGLILTSSSSTIFSAGLDILEMYKPDKDRIRAFWTQLQETWLALYGSSVPTAAAINGHSPAGGCLLATSCEYRVMLPKFTIGLNETQLGIVAPKWFMASFLSVLPQREAERALNQGRMFSTEEALKVGLIDETANSKEEAIEKCTAFIGTFAKVNPLARSLTKQQFRAPDLQQLENERKDDLEKFLFFVNQPAVQKGLGIYLEGLKKKSKKQ, encoded by the exons ATGCTGCGATCCAAAGTCCTGAGTCTGGTGACCCGTAGTGGGTCCAACCGACTGATGTCCACTGCCACCAAGTTGACCACAGTGGAGGTCAACGACAAGACCGGAATCGCCACCCTCACAATGAACCGGCCACCAGTAAATGGACTTAATTTGGAACTGCTGCAGGATCTCAAGACCTCTATCGATGAAATCGAGGGCAACAAAAGCCGCGGTCTCATTCTCACTTCG TCCAGCTCCACAATATTCTCAGCTGGTTTGGATATCCTGGAGATGTACAAGCCAGATAAAGACAGGATTCGCGCCTTCTGGACACAGCTGCAGGAGACGTGGCTGGCGCTTTATGGCAGCAGTGTGCCCACAGCAGCGGCCATCAAT GGACACTCCCCCGCCGGCGGATGCTTGCTAGCGACATCCTGCGAATACAGGGTCATGCTGCCCAAGTTCACAATCGGCCTGAATGAAACCCAACTGGGCATTGTGGCACCGAAGTGGTTCATGGCTTCCTTCCTGAGCGTTTTGCCACAAAGGGAGGCTGAGCGCGCCCTTAATCAAGGACGCATGTTCTCCACGGAGGAGGCTCTGAAGGTGGGCCTCATCGATGAGACTGCCAACAGCAAGGAGGAGGCCATTGAGAAGTGCACCGCCTTTATTGGCACCTTTGCCAAGGTCAATCCGCTGGCTAGGTCACTGACCAAGCAGCAATTCCGCGCTCCCGATCTGCAGCAGCTGGAGAACGAGCGGAAGGACGATCTGGAGAAGTTCCTGTTCTTTGTCAACCAACCAGCCGTGCAGAAGGGTCTGGGCATTTATCTCGAGGGTCTGAAGAAGAAGTCCAAGAAGCAATAA
- the LOC108009187 gene encoding enoyl-CoA delta isomerase 1, mitochondrial isoform X1 — protein sequence MKLSSRIPFRLALKQTPEQRSSSIDTYQRTMLHSNLLRLVARGGPKRLMSTATKLTTVEVNDKTGIATLTMNRPPVNSQNVQLLEDLQKSITEIENNKSRGLILTSAMSNVFSAGLDIHEMYNTNEERLRIVWTELQNAWIALYGSSLPTAAAINGHAPAGGCLLATACEYRVMVPNCRIGLNETQLGIIAPKWLMSGFLNVLPKRVAERALTQGRMFTTQEAFEVGLVDEIANSKEEALEKCSAFIGSFAKVNSLARGLTKLQFRAENIKEFEKIREKDVANFIALASRPEIQKDMGIYLENLKKKGKK from the exons atGAAATTATCTTCTAG AATTCCTTTTCGTTTAGCTTTAAAACAAACACCTGAACAAAGGTCGTCTTCTATAGATACATATCAAAGGACGATGCTGCACTCAAATCTTCTAAGACTTGTGGCCCGTGGTGGTCCCAAAAGATTGATGTCCACTGCCACCAAGTTGACCACAGTGGAGGTTAACGATAAGACTGGAATCGCCACCCTAACAATGAACCGGCCTCCGGTGAATAGCCAAAACGTCCAATTATTGGAAGACCTCCAGAAGTCGATTACCGAAATCGAGAACAACAAAAGTCGGGGCCTTATTTTAACCTCA GCTATGTCCAATGTGTTTTCAGCTGGCCTGGACATCCATGAAATGTATAATACGAATGAGGAGCGACTTCGAATCGTTTGGACGGAGCTGCAGAATGCGTGGATTGCCCTCTATGGATCCAGTTTGCCCACGGCAGCAGCCATCAAT GGCCACGCCCCCGCTGGAGGATGCCTCCTGGCCACCGCCTGTGAGTATCGGGTGATGGTGCCCAATTGCCGGATCGGCCTAAACGAAACCCAACTGGGGATCATTGCCCCCAAGTGGCTGATGTCCGGATTTCTTAACGTACTTCCCAAGAGAGTGGCAGAGCGTGCCCTCACCCAAGGACGCATGTTTACCACGCAGGAAGCTTTCGAGGTGGGCCTGGTCGATGAGATCGCCAACTCCAAGGAAGAGGCTCTGGAAAAATGTTCCGCCTTCATTGGCAGCTTTGCTAAGGTCAATTCTCTGGCCCGGGGACTGACCAAGCTTCAATTCCGTGCGGAAAATATTAAGGAGTTTGAAAAGATTCGCGAAAAAGATGTGGCGAATTTCATAGCCCTTGCTTCTAGGCCTGAGATACAAAAGGATATGGGTATTTATCTCGAAAATCTTAAGAAAAAGGGAAAGAAGTAA
- the LOC108009187 gene encoding enoyl-CoA delta isomerase 1, mitochondrial isoform X2: MLHSNLLRLVARGGPKRLMSTATKLTTVEVNDKTGIATLTMNRPPVNSQNVQLLEDLQKSITEIENNKSRGLILTSAMSNVFSAGLDIHEMYNTNEERLRIVWTELQNAWIALYGSSLPTAAAINGHAPAGGCLLATACEYRVMVPNCRIGLNETQLGIIAPKWLMSGFLNVLPKRVAERALTQGRMFTTQEAFEVGLVDEIANSKEEALEKCSAFIGSFAKVNSLARGLTKLQFRAENIKEFEKIREKDVANFIALASRPEIQKDMGIYLENLKKKGKK, translated from the exons ATGCTGCACTCAAATCTTCTAAGACTTGTGGCCCGTGGTGGTCCCAAAAGATTGATGTCCACTGCCACCAAGTTGACCACAGTGGAGGTTAACGATAAGACTGGAATCGCCACCCTAACAATGAACCGGCCTCCGGTGAATAGCCAAAACGTCCAATTATTGGAAGACCTCCAGAAGTCGATTACCGAAATCGAGAACAACAAAAGTCGGGGCCTTATTTTAACCTCA GCTATGTCCAATGTGTTTTCAGCTGGCCTGGACATCCATGAAATGTATAATACGAATGAGGAGCGACTTCGAATCGTTTGGACGGAGCTGCAGAATGCGTGGATTGCCCTCTATGGATCCAGTTTGCCCACGGCAGCAGCCATCAAT GGCCACGCCCCCGCTGGAGGATGCCTCCTGGCCACCGCCTGTGAGTATCGGGTGATGGTGCCCAATTGCCGGATCGGCCTAAACGAAACCCAACTGGGGATCATTGCCCCCAAGTGGCTGATGTCCGGATTTCTTAACGTACTTCCCAAGAGAGTGGCAGAGCGTGCCCTCACCCAAGGACGCATGTTTACCACGCAGGAAGCTTTCGAGGTGGGCCTGGTCGATGAGATCGCCAACTCCAAGGAAGAGGCTCTGGAAAAATGTTCCGCCTTCATTGGCAGCTTTGCTAAGGTCAATTCTCTGGCCCGGGGACTGACCAAGCTTCAATTCCGTGCGGAAAATATTAAGGAGTTTGAAAAGATTCGCGAAAAAGATGTGGCGAATTTCATAGCCCTTGCTTCTAGGCCTGAGATACAAAAGGATATGGGTATTTATCTCGAAAATCTTAAGAAAAAGGGAAAGAAGTAA
- the LOC108006643 gene encoding enoyl-CoA delta isomerase 1, mitochondrial has protein sequence MLRNRLVDGVNKIRPILSGWQSLRSLSNGANSKLTTIEVDDKSGIATLSMNLPPVNTLTMDLMHDLIDSINQIESNKSRGLILTSSNDKVFSAGLDLNELLNPEVERLRLFWTRFQDLWLALHLCGIPTAAAVNGHAPAAGCVLATACEYRVMLPNRFIGIHATRFSFVISKWMMNSYQSVLPRRIVERALNQGKLFATQEALEVGLVDEVSSSKEEALSKCAAFIATFDKANPVARCLTKRMCREADVRELLKDRAGDLKECVDYVTTPLFQEGLCAHLEGLKKKK, from the exons ATGTTGCGTAACAGGCTGGTAGATGGAGTCAATAAGATAAGGCCTATCCTCAGCGGATGGCAATCCCTGAGATCCCTATCAAATGGAGCGAACTCAAAGCTGACCACAATAGAGGTGGATGATAAGAGTGGAATCGCCACCCTATCGATGAACCTGCCGCCGGTAAACACTTTGACCATGGACCTGATGCACGACCTTATCGACTCCATCAATCAGATCGAGAGCAACAAGAGCCGTGGTCTTATCCTGACATCG AGCAATGACAAAGTCTTCTCCGCTGGCCTTGATCTCAATGAGCTTTTAAACCCGGAAGTGGAGCGTTTGCGGTTATTTTGGACACGGTTTCAGGACCTGTGGCTGGCCCTTCATCTTTGTGGAATACCCACAGCAGCGGCCGTCAAT GGTCATGCTCCTGCCGCCGGCTGTGTCCTGGCCACCGCCTGCGAGTACCGGGTAATGCTCCCCAATCGCTTCATTGGAATCCATGCCACCCGCTTCAGTTTTGTCATCTCCAAGTGGATGATGAACTCGTATCAAAGCGTCCTGCCCCGCAGGATTGTGGAGAGGGCCCTGAACCAAGGGAAGCTCTTCGCCACCCAGGAGGCCCTGGAGGTGGGCCTCGTCGACGAGGTCTCGAGCAGCAAGGAGGAGGCCCTGTCCAAATGCGCTGCCTTCATAGCCACCTTCGACAAGGCCAATCCTGTGGCCAGGTGTCTCACCAAGCGAATGTGCCGCGAGGCAGATGTACGGGAGCTGCTCAAGGATCGGGCTGGGGATCTGAAGGAGTGCGTCGACTATGTGACCACTCCACTTTTCCAGGAGGGCCTCTGCGCTCATCTCGAGGGTCTTAAAAAGAAGAAATAG
- the TbCMF46 gene encoding dynein regulatory complex subunit 3, which produces MDEPVSSQPGENAAEEGAEEEEEPLMGFLEEINCPEPGIIDRSMIETAYLEEGQKGEARRLHQLEPVVYDRITTMRLEFKNILRIDHLWMMPNLTKLCLNCNKIEVIEHLEMLTALKDLNLSFNYITRIENLETLVNLEKLSLFSNRIRKIENIQTLENLVILSIGNNLIDTVEGIERLRFVSTLKVLNLEGNPIAKLPDFPLSLYVTAILPQLNYYEYVFIKAETREEAQKRFYRELREIEDKQEREIQGLETEAREMAEADRLASSFVEHLDGQQLYDSLWRDDEDGRILMLVGPPAQELCEEYSKDVYDLTQQIYRLGLERFGERDEEIRDFNTNLHEGQEELQSQGQRQIEEFLQYKERTFDEMRLKWRELDQRDEGLEELQTQLDNLNSQFQDALHEMWQSLMAQELHLHEAVEDSTLNFDRKISELMASFVEQAQVIFQQLRDLCTHFADNMTEIVTQFISIKLTRRELNAIPEELRKCVDDREAVLQLVDGMRTTHSARVDEREDRMAQRSREFIDDMITKLNNKEVDRHRAKILEINSFMEMMTEALASLPDELHKEASSD; this is translated from the exons ATGGACGAGCCGGTCAGCAGTCAGCCAGGTGAGAATGCCGCAGAGGAGggggcggaggaggaggaggagcccCTGATGGGCTTCCTCGAGGAGATCAACTGTCCGGAACCGGGCATCATAGATCGAAGCATGATCGAAACCGCCTATCTGGAGGAGGGCCAAAAAGGCGAGGCCAGACGACTCCACCAACTGGAACCAGTGGTATATGATCGGATTACCACCATGCGATTAGAATTCAAGA ACATCCTAAGGATTGACCACCTCTGGATGATGCCCAATCTTACTAAGCTGTGCCTAAACTGCAACAAGATCGAAGTCATCGAGCATCTCGAAATGCTAACTGCTCTTAAAGATCTGAATCTCAGCTTTAACTATATAACAAGGATTGAGAACTTGGAAACACTGGTCAATCTGGAGAAACTCTCCCTGTTTAGCAATCGCATTCGAAAAATAGAGAATATACAAACTTTGGAGAATCTGGTTATTCTAAGCATTGGCAATAATCTCATCGACACGGTGGAAGGG ATAGAACGTTTACGTTTTGTAAGCACCTTGAAGGTCCTAAATCTGGAGGGTAATCCCATAGCCAAACTGCCGGATTTCCCGTTGTCCCTCTATGTGACCGCCATCCTGCCCCAGTTGAACTACTACGAATACGTTTTTATCAAGGCGGAGACGCGAGAGGAGGCCCAAAAACGTTTCTA TCGCGAATTGCGCGAAATCGAGGACAAACAGGAGCGAGAGATCCAGGGTCTGGAAACGGAGGCTCGTGAAATGGCCGAGGCGGACCGGCTGGCCTCCAGTTTCGTGGAGCATCTGGATGGTCAGCAGCTGTACGATTCCCTGTGGCGAGACGATGAGGATGGGCGCATCCTGATGTTGGTGGGGCCACCGGCTCAGGAGCTCTGCGAGGAGTACTCCAAGGATGTGTACGATCTCACCCAGCAGATCTATCGCTTGGGATTGGAGCGGTTTGGTGAGCGTGACGAGGAAATTCGCGACTTCAATACCAACCTGCATGAGGGTCAGGAGGAGCTGCAGTCCCAGGGGCAAAGGCAGATCGAGGAGTTCCTCCAGTACAAGGAGCGAACTTTCGACGAGATGCGTCTAAAGTGGAGGGAGTTGGATCAAAGAGACGAAGGCTTGGAGGAGCTGCAAACCCAGTTGGATAATCTCAATTCCCAGTTTCAAGATGCCCTGCACGAAATGTGGCAAAGTCTAATGGCCCAGGAGCTCCATTTGCATGAGGCTGTTGAG GACTCCACCCTAAACTTCGATCGCAAGATCTCCGAACTAATGGCCAGCTTTGTGGAGCAGGCCCAGGTGATCTTCCAGCAGCTTAGGGATCTCTGCACTCATTTTGCCGACAACATGACGGAGATTGTCACCCAGTTCATATCCATCAAGCTCACTCGCCGGGAACTGAATGCCATTCCCGAAGAGCTGAGGAAGTGCGTGGATGATCGTGAGGCAGTTCTCCAGCTGGTGGATGGCATGAGGACAACCCATAGCGCTCGGGTGGATGAGCGAGAGGATCGCATGGCTCAGCGGAGCAGGGAGTTTATAGATGATATGATCACTAAGCTAAACAA CAAAGAAGTAGACCGTCATCGTGCCAAGATCCTAGAGATCAACTCGTTTATGGAAATGATGACAGAGGCCTTGGCCAGCCTGCCAGATGAACTGCACAAGGAAGCCTCTTCGGATTAA